The genomic segment CTTTTAAGCAGCATATGTGCAAAAATCCCCTTGATAAAAACCAACTATGATTTTtccagaaaataaaattttgcctATTGAGGGTTCTTTTATTTGATGTTTCGTATGCATGACTAAAATTTTAGCCATCTTTGACTGTAATTCATCAAACTTGAAATCATCAACCGACTGGGCTACAATTGACTGTTCTTTAGGTTATTGTCGTAGGCAGAGTTAGCATTAAGAATGAGAAATTGACTCATCTAATTATCTATATATCGAGAAAGAACACATAACGTACAAAGATTACTTACGATGTGTAATTGCCAGAGGtatctatttaattttatcaaCACTTAATGCTTTTTGTAGTAATGCTTTGCAATTTGACAATTGTATCACATTCATGCAGGTATGATTATTCTGGATATGGACGATCATCGGGAAAGGTTTGTCTCAGTTTTCTTATACATACGCTTCATGACAATTTGTCTTCCACCATCATGTGATTAGTATGAAATTACATGGATAGACTGGAAACTAATTTCTTTTCACTTATTCTTGGTAGCCAAGCGAACAGAACACTTATGCTGATATAGAAGCTGCTTATAAGTGCCTTAAAGAGAACTATGGTGCAAAGGAGGAAGAGATTATCCTTTATGGCCAATCTGTTGGAAGTGGGCCTACTGTTGATTTGGCAACTCGTTTACCACACTTACGAGCTGTTGTTTTGCATAGCCCTATACTTTCAGGTTTAAGAGTGATGTATCCTGTAAAACGTACATACTGGTTCGACATCTATAAGGTTAATACTTGCCTCAATATCTGGATGATATGTTAGTTTCTTCTTGATGTGTTATGGTGTGTGTTATTTATGCATCTGAATAACCATTTGAATTTCATCTATTTCCAGAATATTGACAAAATCCCATTGGTCAATTGCCCTGTGCTAATAATTCATGTGAGTAGATCTGCTTACACTGTATATTTCTTTTCAAAGGTTTTAAATGCATATGCTCACCAGAGGTGCTacttgcaattttttttatattctttttattGCTAAATATATGTTGACACAAAATTAAGCTTACACCGTATCACAAAAAAGGGCTCCTTAGACATAAGGAATATTTTCTGATATTGATTAATCTTATCTCTATATGTTGGCAGCTCACTCTATTCTGAAAGGTTCTCAAAGTGCCAAGTCTATTCCATTTGGCTACGTACTGGTAACATAGGAAGATGCTAGGTTTCTTGGTCTGTTTAAAATAGGATAAATAGGGATTGAAATGAAGTCAAGTTCCTCTAAAGCAATTTAGCATCTTGATCATAACCAACAGAAGCTTGTGTCATTTATTTGAGCTTTGCATTGGGTCATGTCTTTGTCCTTCATTTTAGCCTGTGTTTGGCTGTTTCGTTCATCATAGATgctctttaatttttttatcaatatttCTGTTCATTTCACCCTTTTCACTTTAAACTTGTAAGACCAAATCTGAACTTTCATCTTGATCAATTCCATTGAGTTCATACCTGACCTAAAGTGCATATGCTGCACAAATAAGATCCCGATATTTTACCCCAAATATGCTTATAATGATGTCTCTTTTACTCTAGTTGGATCGCATATCATTCTTGAACGTTTTCATCTTTGCTGAGGTCATATTGTGGATCTGTAACCCTCTTTAGTATCAAAAGTGATCATTCTTTAGATAGCTGCTCTTTTCAGGGCTTTGCACATCTGCTGTGAAGGAAACCAGACAGCAGACTTCCTTGCCAACCTGGCCGCCGCCTTCCCCAGTCCTCTGCTTGGTCTACCAGTTTTCATCCGGATCTACTGTATTTGTCCAATATAGATAGATGCCTCTGGTTGCAGCTTCTTGCGATTGTAATGGGGAAAACAGAGGAAAAAGTTGCTTTCTGTTTCATGTAATAAAACATTAACATGGAATAATTGTTTGACTCTTCAAAATTGCTTCTCTCAACTTGATCCACTTGCTTAATTATAGTCATGTATTCCTTATCCACCTTTCATCTTTTTTACATTAGATTGGCAATCCCAAAATTCATGGCTGTAGCTGGTCCCTACTAGGTTGCTATAACAAAGATACCTAATTATTAACTATTGTCCTAATGGACAGGTGGTCTGCTAACAGTGGGGATCGCTAACTGACTAGGCAGATGCCAAGCGTTGTCGGtggagataaagaaaaaaagggaagaaatcaaagaaaaagagagaaaggaagaaagagaggatttagagaaagaaaatgtagaGAAGAAACAAAgtcaagaaaatgttggaggaggaggaaaggcgAAAACTTATAGGTTTGCTAATTTAGTTCTATTTGGGAATCAAATttgtaaatttaaaataatttcaagTCATGCCGGTTAAAATTATAAACCATCAGCCAACAAATCGTGCCCCATCAATTTAGCTAAACTTTATAATCTGGCATTCATTTTTGTCAACAAAATACGTTAAGTGTGTATTAAGGATGTGGAATTGCACACTAAATATTTGGTGAGGAATAAAAGAACTATATGCCATCTATTACCAGATGTATTTTGTGGCCTTCAGATATGACATGCAAAATGGATGGTTTCTCTATACTGAATTTTGATATACCTTTAGACTGTAGGTGACTTATGTGGGCCTGTCTAAAATCTAGACACATACAGAAAAACTAAATTATATTTGCATCACAGAAGGTTATTCATTTATGTGTACATTAATGTATGTATGTGTTCATGTAAACATACTTCTATGGATACATATGAAAGTTTAAAGTGTCTGAATGTGTAATGAGCGTAACAAGTAACTGCAGATATTAAAGTATATAACAAATATGGATTTTTAAATATACATCGTTTTCTAACTATAAGTGCATGATAATAAAGATGACACTATATTTATGTTGTTAAGTTGACTTAGCAATCTTTGCCTAGTTGGTCTTGGATTACATATCTGTCATTCGAATCCTAGTGACAAGTAGCAGGAATTGTCATATCCAAAAATATTCTTTGTTAGACAACCGCCTTTCCTCAGATATCGCATAGAAGGCTCTTATGCCCCAGTGATGCTGTCTCCAATTAGTATATACCCTCCTTTTGGTGTTTCAAGAGAAACAACAACTAAACACACTAGTTGGTTGTCTAACATGCCAGATCCACCCAAATTAAATTTGTTGCAGAGAATATCTTGATTTGAAGAACAAcgctttttgttttcttttttttttccatagttGGTGCATTTTTTTGGTTATTTCGGTGTTTTTTTGAGGGAGTGGGTGATTGCACCAGGGAGGTCAGGCATATTAAAAACTAAGTTTAATTTTGTTATAACTTTGCTCCTTTTCGAACCTCTGAATTTAGTCATGCTGTGTTTCTGTTCCTTTGTCCACCCTGGAGGTATTGTTGCTAGCCCTTCTTGCCATGCAAAGCTTCAAATTCcttctttaatatttctcaACTTATAAACCAACTTGAGTTTGACGAGAGGGGTAGAGGAATAAGTTTATGTATTACTTTATTGTATATATCATGTGTAAATCCTTTATATTTCTTCTACCTTTGTTACTAGTACTGGCCAAACAACCTTGTACCTTGTGCATATACATTATTGTCAGGTGGATTCATATACATGTGGTGCTTCTTCCAAATTTATCGTTATCATCACTATAGCCTTTTCCTTAGTAGAATGGGTTGGTTGTGGGTGGTAATGCTCCAATTATACTCGAGTTTGATTTCATTCTAACTCCATTCTGTTATGTCAAAATCATATAATTGCATTTTAAGTATGGTTTTCCGTCTAACCAAGTTTTTTAACCTTGAAGATGTTGTTGCTGAAAATTGTTGAAAATATTGAATTTGCATGTATGTTATTCTTGGTGTCTAATCCCTAATATATAGATGAGGAACTTGTTTATGATATGTGCAAAATAGGTCTTGTAGGCTGTACAAGGAAAATTACATGAGAAAATGTACGGCTACATATGGTAGGTAGATGTGGGAATGTATGGAAGAAAGTACATGGTAATACCCTCAGCCCCCTCAAACATCAAGAGTTTGGATAAAGTTGATGTCACTAAAGAATATGATGTTTGCAAAGAAATTTGCAAACCATAGCCTTTCTTGATTGAAAAGAATGCCATAGTGAGCATTTCGGTTAAGTTTGTTAAGTTTTGGCTAAAATGCATCTGTTTTTGCCGAAACAGATTAGCATCGGCCGAGAGTAATCTGATTGAAAGGTTTGGTTTTGATCAGTTTTTGCCAGTATCAGCGGGTTTTGACAGTTTTGATGGAAACCAAACAGGAActgtcatttcttttctttccttatgGTTAGGACGCTATTACAAAGCCCCCTTAATCTTTCATGACCTTGCTATTTTGATTATGAACAGATGTCCAAATAACTAAATCATTGAATACATTAGCATTTGACAACCTCTAATCTATGTCTTGCTGATGTAATACATTAGTAGATCTGCTAGCTAATGTCTAATGACTAGATGACAGTTGTTGCTGGACTGATTTTGTGGTATCAATTTCTAAAACAACTATATTGTTGTTATATTTGATTAAATAGCTGACATGGCTTTTGTGATTAAGTGCTTGTAATACCTTTTGGAAGAATCGTCATAATTTTGTATCATAAAAGAGATTGttagttaatgaaactaagactGCAACTTGTGCAGGTTGGGTCAGGTTAAGGGCTAGACTTAACCCAACCCAACCTCTGTATCTCCCAACTCTAACCCGACACAACCTTGCCTTAGGTTAGGTTTCCTCTAGCACAAAACCATATTTATCTTAAGCTAAATTCAGGTTGGGTTGGGTCATTCTCAAGTCAAATTGGCTTGGGCCATGTTAATCGGGTTGGTTTTACTTTAGTAGGAATTTTAAGACGGGGAAAAATTTTGGGATGTTTTTGTTCGATTAGTATTATTGAGTTGAGATGACAACCATTCATAAATTTTGATGGTTGTCTGGGTCAGTTTTATGGTTTATTATGACTAAATATATATGGTTATATAAgacataaataatttatatgaaACATAGCTACATATATCTATTTAGTAGGTTGGGTTGGGTTCAAGTTGgcatctttgagcccaaacTCAACCTAAATTTATAGACTCTCGACCCAACCCTATCCAATGAGTGGGAGGGCCAGGTTTGGATGGAGCCCAACCCATGTTGCACCCGTAAATGGAACTACTTCTCTTTCTAGAAGTAAAGGAGGGGCTGCATAACTTTGGTTTGCATGACCTATTAAGTATGTTTTAATTGACATTATTCTGTCAAGGCCATGCTTAAGAATTAATGAAATTCCAAATTGTTATTGAACAATCCTCTTGttattctctttattttctcaTCTTCCAAATATTTGAAAATAGAGAAAAGTCCTACAAATGTTCTATCTttgcttcatttataagtttttagtttaggcacatgtgttgaGTATGAAGCCATTTTTGAATAGGTAGAAAGTGCATGGAAGGATGGTTCTTGATGAGTCAAACTAAACAAACTATGATTTTAGATAACTCAAGGTATAATAAAATGATGCAAAATTGCTTGTCTtgatatcttttatttttctcttagtttcttatttcttttggattttacttTGATTTTTGTGATTGAAACTCCTAAACTCCAAGAAATTGCTGAAACTGCCTAAGTCAAAAAGTTTGATCAAGTTGCCAAATTTGAAACTTGAGACAAGTTTAAAAACCTTCATCAATGTAGTTATGTTGCAGAACATGACAACAGATGTTAATGTGTTTTATATGCTTATGGAAAACCAGATGTTATGCTATCTTGATAGCACTCTGAATGTCAGAGAGTTGGAGTAGATTTGACACACCGTCTATGTCACTATGAATATGTTGAAGCTAAACAATTTATGATGCAGTGGTAGTCATTACTGGATTCTCTACTTCAACTAGACTTATGAGTGGCGGCTGTTGGGTCTAAAGGGTCACTGGTTTTGGTGGGACTCATACAGATATTAGATTGCTTGTTTGGGAGCACCGGCTTCATGCCAATTCTCGACTTTCTGGATATAACCTCCTAGTGTATCAGCATATTGAGCCTCCCTGCTTTATAGGCTGTCTCAATCTGACTGGTGTTTTGGCTCAGTGTGTTGTAATTGTCGTTAATCTAATCAAGAGGAATGAAGACATGGAGTAAAAGTCATTTTTTAATGATCATAATGATGGAATCCTCTTCTTACAGCGATGGCTCGTCACCTTGCTAGATAGCAAGTTGACGCAATGGGCCTGCATGAAGTCATAAAACTGCCGGATGGAGCATTCACCTTGATGAGCCAAAGATCGCTTGTGGAATTTCATATACTATTGCGAATGACATGTTTTGGTGATATAGACTCTAAGTCATTGACATGGAAATCAATTTCCACTGATGAGGAAATGATTGTGCAAGTAGAAAGAGCCAATCAGTTTGCTTCTTTTCATCAATGGTGTCAAATGGTGGATTCTTACCACCAATATGGCTAGTATGAAAACAAACCCCTCTTGATAATTAGATCCACTGAACTTGAGATAGGCTGTGTAAAAGATGCATGGATGAAATGACCACCATGTATTATCATAGAGGTGTAGCCATAGAGCAGTTTTCTGCAGGATTGCGGAAGTGGGTTTGGATTTCTTGCTGGTAGAAGACAAGTCTGGGTCTAACCACATGGTGTACCCAAGAAGCCTTTTACATTAGAATAGTGGATAGGATTATTTATTAAGTGGtgcaaagaaaaaataaataaataaaagagagaTTAAAGGGGAGATGAGTGATGCATACATAAATCACAGAAAAATCTGAGAGATGTCTTACAAGCAGGCTGCAAACTCCAAGAAGTTATAGAAGTGCTTGTGGAAGATGCTAAATGTCGAGGTAGTTGTGAGCATTGGAAAAATTGAGGGATTGAAGGAAGCTTGACATGGCATAAGCAGCATGAGAAGGGGAGTATGCAATCCTTCATTTTGGAAGTGTCTTGATCAACTTTTGAGTGTTAGAATCAAAAGGTTCAAAACTTCAAATGCATTTAGTAAGAGTCACTTTCCACCTTTGACATCTCAAAGATTAATATTTGTATTTTGTGTAAGTCTGTCATCAACCATGCTACATCAAAGCTTGCCACCTTTTTCTCCAACTAGGTTATGGATCCTCTGTGACTCTTCTTTCATTGAGGTTCCATCATCTTCACTCTCAATCATCATGTTGAAATAGGTAAAGAAAAGGTGAAAGTATTATAAATATACCTTTAtataaatagctttttataattcCTTTTTAGCTAAAAAATACTATGATAACCAGCATGAAAAATACTTACTTTATGAGGTTGAGGTTGggggatagattttgagaaaGAAAATTGAATATTATTGAATTCAGAATGCATCCTTCCATCTTAATCTTCGGTTTTGGTAAAAAGAGCAAGTTTCTAGGGCACAGGGTGGATAAAAGGTTTGTAAACTGGACAGTGGGTTTAAAGTGCACTAAGAAATAATATTAGGAAGGTGACCTAGGTAAGCGGCTCCCATGAGGTCAAGGAATGTTGCTTGGAATCTAGAAGTGGAGCCAAGGGTGGAGCAGGCAGCTTTGGGGTTTCATGGGTCTAGTCGATTGGCAAGTATTTAACTGATGAATGATTTGTTAGCATGCTTGGGTTGGATCGGGTAGgatgaaaaatataatttattatattaggTGAAGTGTGATCATTATGCACATAGTTCTGCACCCATAATCAAATGCACCTTAATCCACATTGTTACTGGATCATTTAAGCGCAAATGTCAAGCAAAGAATATTTTGTCTGAAATACCTGGTCAGGTGGTTACTGTGTGCATCAATTTGACTGAAGATTATTTGCGAGTATTATAAGAAATAGTAGTTTATAGTgatatcatcattctcaattaCTAGTTGTCCATCTTTCTATACCTTCATCTTTCTATACACATGCACATGacacatgcacatgcacatgcacatgcacatgcacacaCACTAAAAGAGAAGGGGGAAAAATCATCCATATAATGATGTGCAGGGAACATCAGATGATGTTGTGGACTGCTCTCATGGTAAGCAGCTTTGGGAACTGTGTAAGGAGAAATATGAGCCGCTGTGGCTTGAAGGGGGTAAGCACTGTGATTTAGAACTTTTTCCTGAGTACATCAGACACCTCAAGAAGTTTATAGCTACAGTTGAAAAATCACCATCCCAAAGAAACACTTGGAGAAAAAGCACAGATCGGTTTGAACCTTCGAGGAGGAGCACTGACTGTTTTGAACCATCACGGAAGAGTACTGATAGGAGAGATAAACTGAGGCCTAGTGCAGAAAAGCTGAGAAATCATGATTACAAATATAGCAATATGGACAAGCTGGACAAACTAAAAATCTCGTTTGACCATATGGAGAAGTCCAGGAGGAGTGTAGATATCCTCGACAAGTCCAGAAAAAACACTGATCAACTGGACAGAGGACGGAAGAGTGTTGACAGATTGGACAGGATATGGGCTGGGTAAAACCTTTCAATCTCTTTGTAAAATTTATACAGGGCTTTGTTTGTGCTGGGAAatttatttgtgaatttatttaTGTTCTTCAATCATGTAGTTTGTTTGTGAGGGCTACGAAACAACAATTGGAAATGGAAAGAGAGGGgaaggaggggaaaaaaaagattagTTGGTGAGAAATTGTAGTTCCTG from the Phoenix dactylifera cultivar Barhee BC4 chromosome 14, palm_55x_up_171113_PBpolish2nd_filt_p, whole genome shotgun sequence genome contains:
- the LOC103697071 gene encoding alpha/beta hydrolase domain-containing protein 17B-like encodes the protein MGGVTSSMAAKLAFFPPSPPTYEVVRDEETGLETLSRFPHRENVEVLRLPTRRGTEIVAVYVRNPMAASTLLYSHGNAADLGQMYELFIELSIHFRVNLLGYDYSGYGRSSGKPSEQNTYADIEAAYKCLKENYGAKEEEIILYGQSVGSGPTVDLATRLPHLRAVVLHSPILSGLRVMYPVKRTYWFDIYKNIDKIPLVNCPVLIIHGTSDDVVDCSHGKQLWELCKEKYEPLWLEGGKHCDLELFPEYIRHLKKFIATVEKSPSQRNTWRKSTDRFEPSRRSTDCFEPSRKSTDRRDKLRPSAEKLRNHDYKYSNMDKLDKLKISFDHMEKSRRSVDILDKSRKNTDQLDRGRKSVDRLDRIWAG